The DNA segment GTCATAGCCTTTTGACAGGTCGTAGTGATACGGAACCCAGTACAGTTTATCTTCTGATCGTATCACCCTGATCTTGTCATCGGGTTCGATCAGTCGGTAGGATAGCGATGAATAGTTTCTGCCTTCATAGGAAAGGGTCGTGATGTCCGAATGCTCGTCGTAGACCCCATAGACCTTTTCTGTAGGGTTGATGATATCGTCGATCGCCACCTTGATCAGAAACGGATTTGCGACTTCAACAAGCGTGACTACAACTAAGAGAATCAGGCAGATTCCCAAAAGCAGAGCATGCGGCTTGGCATAACGCATAAGGCGCATGAATAGCTTGAGGTCGAAGGACTTTTCTATTTTCTTTTCTGAAAATTGTTCTTTGTTTTCCATAGCTGCCCTCCTTTAAGCGTCATAGCTAGCGATGCGTTCTTCGAGTTGTTGTTTTTCAAACAGTTCACGATAGAAGCCATCCTGGCTTAAAAGTTCGTCATGTGTGCCGATTTGGGACAAATATCCGTTATCAAGCACGATGATCTGGTCCGCATGTTTTATCGAAGAGATTCTATGGGCGATGATGATGGCCGTCTTATCCTTGAGTTCCGATTTTAGGTGGGTCAGGATCGATTCTTCGGTTTTGGTGTCCACAGCAGAAAGCGCATCGTCGAGAATCACAAGGTCAGGATTCTTAATCAGCGATCTCGCAATTGAAATACGCTGCTTCTGTCCGCCGGACAGATTCACTCCACGCTCACCTAACATTGTGTCATACCCGTTGGGAAGAGACTCGATCTCAGCACCGATGTTAGCCAGCTTCGCGTAGTGCGTCACTTTTTTCAGTTTTGTGTCATCGTCTGTAATGGCAATGTTTTCCTTAATCGACTGCGAAAACAGGAAGTTGTTTTGCGGTACGTAACCGATGTGGTCACGCAGCAACTTAAGCGGAATGTTTCTGATATCGTGTCCGTCGATAAACAAGGTTCCGCGCGGTGCGTTGTATAGCCTGATCAAAAGATTGGCAAGCGTCGTTTTTCCAGAACCGGTTCGGCCGAGAATCGCGAGCGTCTGTCCGCGTTTTACTTTAAAACTTAAATGTTTCAGCATAGGTATGGCGTCATTTGGGTATGTAAAACTAAGGTCTTTAAGTTCGATGTCTCCGAATAGGCGGGTAACCTCTTCGTTGGACTCATCGTCGTTGATGTCAGGTTTGGCGTCAAGAATATCGTTGATCCTCTTTAGGGACGCGACACCACGTTGTAAAACGTTGATGACCCATCCGATTGCCATAAAAGGCCAAGTGAGCAGTCCTAAATAAGTGACAAAAGTTACAAATTCGCCAATGGTGATGTGGCCGCTCAATACAGTCTGACCGCCAAAATAGATAGCAAGCACGACACTTGTCGATGCGATGAAACCGATCATTGGGAACATGAATCCCCAAACCGATACAAGCTGCAAGTTGCGCTTTAGCATCTGGTGGTTATCCTTATTGAACTCGTCCACTATCGCTCGCTCGCGTACGAAGGTCTTGATGATCCTGATGCCGGTGAAGGCTTCGCGGGCTCTTTCGCTGATTGTTGAAAAGGCTTCGCTCACTTTTTTGTGACGCCTTTGAATCAGTGGACCGAGAACAGCGATGATTACCGCTAGAATCGGAAGTGGTATAAGTGCGTAAAACGTAAGTCGTGCGTCGATCTGCGTAGCCATGATGGTCACTGTCGTAAGCGTCAAGAAGATCGCATCGGTGATCATGATGACGCCTGGTCCAAATGCCATGCGCACAGAATTCAGATCGTTTGTGGCACGTGCCATAAGGTCGCCTGTCTTGTTATTGATGTAATAATCAAGAGATAGCTTTTCCAAATGACCGAAAAAGCGTTGTCTGATCGCTGTTTCGATTTCTCTAGAACCGCCTGTGATCAGGACTCTCCAGAAATATCTACAAACGGCGATGACAAGTTCAAGCGCAAGGATGGTCACTACCATCAGCAGCAAGAAGTCGTTTGGCAGATCCTTTGCCACCAGCTTATCGACAATGCGTCCGATAATCCAGGGTGGAACAAGCTGAAAGGCGTCGATGACGATAAGCAGCAAGACTCCGAGGGCGTAGCGCCAAATGTTTTGTTTCAGTAAGTCTTTGATGTGTCTAAAAATTTCCATAAATATCACGCTCCATAACATTAGTATAATATATATGTAGGAAAGTACAATGTGTTTTCATTCAAAACTTAGCCTCTCGAAATATAAAATGGGATGTGTGAATATTCATGCACGCGTTACGCATATCAAACGTTCAAATCACTGAAAAAACGTTTTCATAAGCTTATTGTTGAATGAAAAGTGTAAGAATATCAAAAGGGGTCGAAAGTGAGCCCTCAATTGGAAACACTAATGTTGATTAACATGTTAAGAGTTCGAAATCTTACTTGACTTTTGTGGTGGCATCTGTTAATTTAGTTGTTAATATATCAGTCGGCTACAAGCGGACGACGACGTAAAAATAACAGAAACATCACTCGTATAATTGTGGGGATATGGCCCAAAGTTTCTACGGAGCAACCGTAAATTGCTTCACTATGAGTGGAATTATGACGTAGCTTTTAACGTACAGTAATTTCACTTACTGTACTATTTTTGTTTTTTGGTGAAAGAGATGAGAGAACACGAGAGGAGAACAACATGCAGGACAAAATCGTATTCGAAGGTTTAACGTATGATGACGTTTTATTAGTGCCTCAAAAGTCAGATGTGCTACCGAACGAGGTAAACCTAGGCACGCAACTGACAAAGAAGATCAAACTCAATATTCCACTGATGAGTGCCGGTATGGATACCGTGACAGAAGCCAAGCTAGCAATCGCTATGGCTCGTGAAGGCGGCATCGGCATCATCCATAAAAACATGTCCATCGAGGCGCAAGCGCTTGAAGTGGACAAAGTAAAGCGCTGCGAACACGGAGTAATCGTAGATCCTTTCTTCCTATCACCAGAGCACCATGTGAGAGACGCCAACGAGCTGATGGC comes from the Fusibacter sp. A1 genome and includes:
- a CDS encoding ABC transporter ATP-binding protein, with amino-acid sequence MEIFRHIKDLLKQNIWRYALGVLLLIVIDAFQLVPPWIIGRIVDKLVAKDLPNDFLLLMVVTILALELVIAVCRYFWRVLITGGSREIETAIRQRFFGHLEKLSLDYYINNKTGDLMARATNDLNSVRMAFGPGVIMITDAIFLTLTTVTIMATQIDARLTFYALIPLPILAVIIAVLGPLIQRRHKKVSEAFSTISERAREAFTGIRIIKTFVRERAIVDEFNKDNHQMLKRNLQLVSVWGFMFPMIGFIASTSVVLAIYFGGQTVLSGHITIGEFVTFVTYLGLLTWPFMAIGWVINVLQRGVASLKRINDILDAKPDINDDESNEEVTRLFGDIELKDLSFTYPNDAIPMLKHLSFKVKRGQTLAILGRTGSGKTTLANLLIRLYNAPRGTLFIDGHDIRNIPLKLLRDHIGYVPQNNFLFSQSIKENIAITDDDTKLKKVTHYAKLANIGAEIESLPNGYDTMLGERGVNLSGGQKQRISIARSLIKNPDLVILDDALSAVDTKTEESILTHLKSELKDKTAIIIAHRISSIKHADQIIVLDNGYLSQIGTHDELLSQDGFYRELFEKQQLEERIASYDA